DNA from Aquaspirillum sp. LM1:
AGCGCCTTGTTGAACACTCCGCTGCCGCCGGCCTGGCGCACCGCTGCCGCCAGCCCGGCCTTGCCATCACACACGCTGACAATGCAGCGAATCTGCGGGTGACGCAGATGCAGCTGGCGAATCAGCTCCAGCTCGGCCTGCGCACCCCACGATGCTTCCAGCAACAGCACATCAGGCAGAGTGGCCGGCAGATCCGCCAGGGCAGGCAGAGTTTTCAGGTGGTCCAGCGTCACCGGATGCCCCATGCGGGCAAACGCAGCTTCAACCCCGGCGGCAAACACCGGGACACGGTCAACAACCAGAATTCGCGGGGTAATCGTCATGAGCAGGCTCCATGCAGTAAACGTACTGCTGGAACGCCTGGGCCGGCGGGCTGTGAAATCCCTCCCATGGCCAGGGCCATCCGGACAAGCAAAACCCCCTGGCAAGGCAGGGGGTTTCAGCACACATGGCCAATGCCAGCCAACCCTTACACCGGGGTCAGGAACAGCGCGCGCTCCGCATTGCGACGGGCCAGCAAGCCAGCCACTTCCTTGCCGCCGGCGCGATCCCAGCGCGGAAACTGGTCGGCAGCGGCCTGGAAATTACCGGCGTTGAGCAAACGCAGCAGGGTGGAGTTTTGCAGCGAGCCCAAGCCCAGGTTGTAGGAGAAGCTCACCAGCGCATCAAACTGGTTTTGATTGAGCTTCACCGTCACCAGCGCATTGACGCCATTGTTGAAGCGCACCAGATCATTGATCAGCAGTTGGTCGGCCTGTTGCTGGCCAATCACCAGCCCCGGTTTCACATCCGGGCCAGTGTGGCCATAGCCGATGGTCCACACCCCCACCATATCCTGGTATGCCGTCAGGCGCAGGCCTTCAAATTTTTTAATCAGGGCCTGGCCATTCGGGCTGCAGCTGAGTTGATTGATGCTCATGTTTTTTCCTTTGCAAGAGAGATCACACCGGGAAACCAGCGAAAACGGGCCGCCACGACGTTCATGCCAGCTTAGCGGCGCTGACAGGCTGCCGAGAGGCGGGTACCCAATAGCCATCCAGCCTGAATGACATGGCTAATGAATATAATATGGCCTGTTATCGGCAGCCTACCGGTAACAGGCCATGTCAGTATGCCACGATAAAATCTATCATTCAGTTACGCGCAGTGACTCAGGCGTACTGCGCCCCACCCGGTTTATCGCAGTTATCCAGAATGGCCGGTCATCACACCGATGGCATGACAGACCAGCAGCCGATCAGGAGGTCACCCGATGGCTGTCGCGATGAGTCGGGCGGATATCGATTTTTTCCGCACTGGCCACTTGCTCCAGCTTGGCCAGCATGTCCACATAGCCCATTTCGCGGCGGCGCTTGATCGAGCCTTCCGAGAATTCGGCATCGCTGAACGAACTTTCTTCCCCGGTATGCCGATAGGTAATGGTGTGGATATCGATATTGCGCAGCCGGCGACCCAGCACTTCTTCTGCCCAGCCATGCAGCAGATCATGCACTGGCGCGCATTCCGGGCTATGCAGCAGGCGGCCAAACAGCTTCTGGTATTTGCGCAGCGTGCTGTGCTGCTCCATCCGGCTGGCGTACTGAATTTCCTTCTGCCGCCAGGCCACCCCGTCCATGGTCACCGGGGCCTGGCCATGCGCCCCCCACAAATCCACCATGAACACGCGCAAATCTGCGGTTTCGTGGGTGTCGTCCAGCACGGCCTGCAGCGGGGTATTGGTTACGCAGCCCCCATCCCAGTAAAAGCGCCCGTCAATCTCGGTAGCCGGAAACCCTGGCGGCAGCGAGCCGCTGGCCAGTGCGTGCGCCGGGCGCAGCGGCGTGTGCAGCGAATCAAAGAACTCCAGCTTGCCGGTGTCCACCCGGGTGGCCCCCAGACTCAGCCGGGCACCGTGGCCCTGGTGATGCCAGGCAAAATTGCAGTGTCTGGCCAGGGTGTCCAGCATCGGCGAGGTGTCGTAGTAGCTGGCTTCGGTGGGTTTGGAAAACTGCACCTCCGCCCCGCCCATGCCCATCATCACATTGACTCTGGGGGTCCAGAAATTCGGCAACCCCTGCAGCATCGACTTGGCCACCACCGATTTGTTGTACAGGCTGCGGTAATGCCCGGTGCAATGCGCGGCAGCGCCGTCCGGACGGGAAATATCCTTCCAGAATTCAGTCATCTTGCGCAGCCGGTCTTCCGGCTTGTTGGTGGCCAGCACCGCCGCATTCAGCGCCCCAATGGAAATCCCGGTCACCCAATCGGGCTCGAAACCCAGCTCATGCAGCGCCTCATACGCACCAATATGGTAAGCGCCCAGTGCACCGCCGCCTTGCAGCACCAGTACATTCTTGACGGGAGGGTGAGAAACGGCCTTGGCTGAAACATGCTCTTTCATCATAAACTCCTGAGACTTCACGTAATTCAACCCTGGCGGGGAAGGGTTGCCGACAGGCGCGCACGATCACTGCCGTTGCCGGCAGCCATCCCGCACGCATTAACTGGATCGATTGGCCAATGTGGTGTTGTATTTCTCAATACTCTGGTCGATCTTGTCCAAAGCAAAATGCGCCGATTCGGCTTCGATGGCGCCAGCGGCGGCGGCCACGGCTGCCGCAGTGCCCATCAGCAAATCGGTAATCAGCAGACCCAGTGCATCCTCCGCCGCCCCTTTCAGGTCTTCGGAAGCAAATTTCTCGGTCATGTCTTTCAGCAGCACGCTTTTACTGGCCAGCACCATTTTGCTGGCCCCGTCGAAATACGCCGCCGCTGACTGCGCCACCAGGCCGGAAGCCTGGGCAATCATCATATTGGGTGCCACGGCAATCTGGCTGGGGGCATATGCCGCCGTTTCGGCATTGGTCAGTTGCACCGCCTGCACAATCTGGCTGTTCAGCGCATCGGTATTCGGTGTGGCAGTGGGCTGCCCCAGCGTGGCGGTCATCGCCGACAGCGGGGTTTTCGAGCCGGACGACGCGGGCGGTGTGGCCGCTGCGGGCGGTGGCGTGCCTGCTGGCGGCGCAGTCGCCGGATCAGGCGCAGCAGCAGCAGGCGGCGGCTCGGCGGCAGGCGCAGAGGCCGGCGCAGGGCAGGCAGCGGCAGGGGCCGGATCAGCCGCTGGCGCAGTGGCGGAAGCCGGGGAGGGCGCTGGTGCGCTGGGTTCAGCCGCCGGGGTCGGTGTGGAGGGCGCAGCGCCTGCACCACCGCCACTGGCGGCGGCCAGATTGCTGCCCGAAGTCAGGGTTTTTTTAATGACGTCCATAAGGCCCATTTTTGCGATACTCCATAGGTGATTGCCGGCTTACCCCTTTCACACACCTTGGGCGCACCAGCCAGACACGCCGCCGGCCACAGGCCGACAGGCCGTTATCCGGCAAGCGATTCACCCCATCGCCATCCGGATAACGGGCACACAACCACACCAATCAGCTGCCCTTTTCCCCTACCGACAGAATCATGGTGACCGCCTTGGAAATCACCGCGCTGGAAATCTGATTCAACGCCTGCTGGCTATGAATCGCATTCTGCAACGATAGTCCAGCCGAATGGCTGGCCACCTGATACAGCGCCGCCATGGCCTGCGCCGGCGCTTCCGCCACCACTTTCACATTGGTCTGGGTGACCGCATCGGTAATCTGCGAATTAACGGGGGTGCTATCTGCCATACAAGTCTCCTTGGTTTATCACGGGTAAAGTCATCAAACCGCCACATCACACAGCGCAGCCATGCCCGGCACCAATGGCCACCGGAAAGCCCGCCTCAGCCACAGAACGCCGTTGCCCGGCGGCTGTGAACCTGTGGCCGCGCGTCTGGCTCACTGTGGATGCCGTTGCAGTTGCGCCTGCAATTTTTTGCGCAACAACTCCACCCGCTTGCGCGCCAGCGCCTCGCTGATGCCCAGCTCGCTGGCAATCTGGCTATAGGGCCATTCATGCTCAAACTTCAGCGCAAACAAGTGCTGCTGCTCGGGCGACAGAGTTTCCAGCGCCTGG
Protein-coding regions in this window:
- a CDS encoding lysozyme, which produces MSINQLSCSPNGQALIKKFEGLRLTAYQDMVGVWTIGYGHTGPDVKPGLVIGQQQADQLLINDLVRFNNGVNALVTVKLNQNQFDALVSFSYNLGLGSLQNSTLLRLLNAGNFQAAADQFPRWDRAGGKEVAGLLARRNAERALFLTPV
- a CDS encoding response regulator transcription factor, which codes for MTITPRILVVDRVPVFAAGVEAAFARMGHPVTLDHLKTLPALADLPATLPDVLLLEASWGAQAELELIRQLHLRHPQIRCIVSVCDGKAGLAAAVRQAGGSGVFNKALNPQMLVSLCLQVLQEDCFIPTSIGEAGQQASALGGPSLTARQQEILWLVAEGQSNKQIARRLSVAEGTIKNQLYSMYRVLGVSNRTEASRWWLHTAQ
- a CDS encoding patatin-like phospholipase family protein is translated as MKEHVSAKAVSHPPVKNVLVLQGGGALGAYHIGAYEALHELGFEPDWVTGISIGALNAAVLATNKPEDRLRKMTEFWKDISRPDGAAAHCTGHYRSLYNKSVVAKSMLQGLPNFWTPRVNVMMGMGGAEVQFSKPTEASYYDTSPMLDTLARHCNFAWHHQGHGARLSLGATRVDTGKLEFFDSLHTPLRPAHALASGSLPPGFPATEIDGRFYWDGGCVTNTPLQAVLDDTHETADLRVFMVDLWGAHGQAPVTMDGVAWRQKEIQYASRMEQHSTLRKYQKLFGRLLHSPECAPVHDLLHGWAEEVLGRRLRNIDIHTITYRHTGEESSFSDAEFSEGSIKRRREMGYVDMLAKLEQVASAEKIDIRPTHRDSHRVTS
- a CDS encoding RebB family R body protein, producing MADSTPVNSQITDAVTQTNVKVVAEAPAQAMAALYQVASHSAGLSLQNAIHSQQALNQISSAVISKAVTMILSVGEKGS